The sequence GGGACGCGGCCCGGGGGCAATGAGCGTCGAGGGTCCTCCCCCTTTTCTTCCCGAATTGTTAGGCTCGTGGTTTCGTCCGCCGCTGGCGGCTATGTAGTCCCCCTGTACCGACGAGGAGCACCCGTGACCCAGACGAGCGAAAGCGTCACCTGGCTGACCCAGGCGGCGTACGACCAGCTGAAGGCAGAGCTGGACTACCTCTCTGGTCCCGCACGCACGGAGATCGCCACGAAGATCGCAGCCGCCCGCGAGGAGGGCGACCTGCGCGAGAACGGCGGTTACCACGCGGCCAAGGAGGAGCAGGGCAAGCAGGAACTCCGGGTCCGCCAGCTGACGCAGCTGCTGGAGAACGCCAAGGTCGGCACCGCTCCCGCGGCCGACGGCGTGGTCGCCCCCGGCACCCTCGTCAAGATTGCTTTCGACGGCGACGAGGACGACACCATGGAGTTCCTGCTGGCCTCCCGCGAGTACGCGTCCTCGGACTTCGAGACGTACTCGCCGCAGTCCCCGCTGGGCACCGGAGTGATGGGCAAGGTCATCGGCGAGGACGCCCAGTACGAGCTGCCGAACGGCAAGAAGGCCTCGGTCAAGATCCTTGACGTCAAGCCCTTCACCGGCTGATCACCCTCATCCGTAGACGCAAGAATGCCCGGCCGGATCGGACAGATCCGGCCGGGCATTCGTGCGTGAGGCCCCCCGTCGCGCTCGCGGCGCGCCGGTCGGCCCCGCGGGCCTACGCGGTCGCCGAGCGGTACTTGCGTACGGCGAGGGACCGGAAGACCACGACGATCAGCACCGACCAGAGCACGGACGCGAGGACCGGGTTCTGCATCGGCCAGGCCGCCGGGGCCTCGTATCCCGGCGGGAGGTTGCCGAAGAGTTCGCGGGCCGCCTGGACGGTCGCGCTGAAGGGGTTCCATTCCGCGATGTGCCGCAGGAAGGTCGGCATGTTGTCGGAGGGGACGAAGGCGTTCGAGATGAACGTCAGCGGGAAGAGCCAGATCAGCCCGCCCGAGGTGGCCGCCTCCGGGGTGCGCACCGACAGGCCGATCAGGGCGCCGATCCAGGAGAAGGCGTAGCCGAGCAGGAGCAGCAGGGCGAAGCCGGCGAGGACCTCGCCGATGCTGGTGTGGGTGCGCCAGCCGACGAGCAGGGCCACGACCGCCAGGACGATGAGGGTGAGCGTGGTCTGGACGAGGTCGGCGAGGGTACGGCCGGTGAGGACCGCGCCGCGGGCCATGGGCAGCGAGCGGAAGCGGTCGATCAGGCCCTTGTGCATGTCGTCCGCGATGCCCGCGCCCGCGCCGGCCGTGGCGAAGGTGACGGTCTGGGCGAAGATGCCCGCCATCAGGAATTCGCGGTAGGCCTCCGGGGAGGTGTTGCCGCCGACGCTGATCGAGCCGCCGAAGACGTAGCTGAACAGCACGACGAACATCACGGGCTGGATCACGCCGAAGATGATCATCTCGGGGATGCGGGACATGCGGATGAGGTTGCGCTTGGCGATCACGAGGGAGTCGTTGACGCCCTGGACGATGCCGCCGCGCGGCCGCGGTGCCGCAAGTTCTCGATTCGGGGAGGTGCCTGGACTCGGGGAGGTGCCCGGGTCCGGGGAGGTGATGGTCACTTCGCCGTCTCCTTAAGCGCCTTGTTGTCCTTGTCCTTGCCCTTGCCCGTGCCCTTGCCCCTGCCGTCGCCGTC comes from Streptomyces sp. NBC_01408 and encodes:
- the greA gene encoding transcription elongation factor GreA; its protein translation is MTQTSESVTWLTQAAYDQLKAELDYLSGPARTEIATKIAAAREEGDLRENGGYHAAKEEQGKQELRVRQLTQLLENAKVGTAPAADGVVAPGTLVKIAFDGDEDDTMEFLLASREYASSDFETYSPQSPLGTGVMGKVIGEDAQYELPNGKKASVKILDVKPFTG
- a CDS encoding ABC transporter permease; protein product: MVQGVNDSLVIAKRNLIRMSRIPEMIIFGVIQPVMFVVLFSYVFGGSISVGGNTSPEAYREFLMAGIFAQTVTFATAGAGAGIADDMHKGLIDRFRSLPMARGAVLTGRTLADLVQTTLTLIVLAVVALLVGWRTHTSIGEVLAGFALLLLLGYAFSWIGALIGLSVRTPEAATSGGLIWLFPLTFISNAFVPSDNMPTFLRHIAEWNPFSATVQAARELFGNLPPGYEAPAAWPMQNPVLASVLWSVLIVVVFRSLAVRKYRSATA